The stretch of DNA CGAACCTAGCCCTTTGGGTAGATGACGGGCAACACATTCTACAACTCCGCCGATAGAGTCGCCTTCTCGCCCTACCTGCTCAATTTTTTCAATCATCCGCTCTGCACATTCGGCGTCCGGACAGCGGACAATATTACTTTCTACTTGTTCTAAAGTGACAGTGTTGGGATCGACAACGCCTTCTAAGTCTTTGATGCGCTTGACATAGGCGATGATTTCAACTCCAGCAACTTGATGAAGGATTTTTTTAGCGATCGCGCCAGCAGCTACTCGTCCAATTGTCTCCCGCGCTGAGGATCTGCCGCCACCTTGCCAGTTGCGAATTCCATATTTAGCATCGTAAGTCGCATCAGCATGAGAAGGGCGATATTTCTGCGCCATCTCATCATAATCTTGGGGGCGAGTGTCCTTGTTTCGCACCAAAATTGCGATTGGCGTTCCCAGGGTTTTGCCTTCAAATACGCCGGAAAGAATTTCGCAGGTGTCAGCTTCTTTGCGGGGTGTGACGATTTTACTTTGTCCCGGACGCCGCCGATCGAGTTCTACCTGAATTTCTTCGGCAGAAATTTCCAATTGCGGTGGACACCCATCGATAATCACCCCGACGCCACCGCCGTGGGACTCGCCAAATGTAGTGATGCGAAATAGATGCCCGAAGGTATTGCCCATAATACTTAAGGAGGATGCATAGCGATTTGTATCTTAACAGCGATCGCGATTGAGATGGGGAGCGATCGCGCATCTCGCTGCAACTGTTTTTATTTAAACGAACCGCCAAGACGCAGAGAACGCAGAGGTAAGAGTAGAGAGAAGCGATCGCTTGTACCACGCTTATTTTTTCAGTTCCTCTATCTGTCCATCAGCATTCACACGCACTCCAGCACGCCTGCTAACGTTATAAAGCGCTTGGTAGATGGCATTCCGCAAAAACTCGTCTTGTGTAGATTCCATTACTGATGTCATTTCTCGCAGAGCCTTGACTGTTTCTAGGTCATCTCCTACTTTCGCAATTGCAGTAATGATTCCAATTTGCCCTAATTCATCAATGCCGTACTTCTTGCGTTCAGCAAGTAGCTCTCGTAGATCGGGCAGCAATGCTTTGGTAGCAAAGTTTTGCATGGAGAGTAATAACATTCCTTTGCCAACATCAAAAAATGTTATCTGCACCTGCCCACGAGCTATGGCTAATACTTGATGAGCTATTTCCTCAGGCTTATACTCATATAGGGCGTTAATGATTTCAATTATTGACGGTTTTCCCTGGTTTTTTAAAGTTATCTTCTCTTTTAATTTTTCTATCAAAATCTGCTTTACAGAATTATCCCCGAAGCCGTTGAGAACACGAGTTATCCTCCTCCACAAATAGCCTGACTGACTGTAATTTCCCAATTTCAGGCTGGGTGGCACAACTTGGTTTTCTAAAGCATTACGAAGATGGGGGATGCTTTCCCTCACTCCCCAAGTTCCAAGTGTTGCTGCTATGCCCATTCTGACACCGTCGTTGATGTCTTGGC from Coleofasciculus sp. FACHB-T130 encodes:
- the aroC gene encoding chorismate synthase, coding for MGNTFGHLFRITTFGESHGGGVGVIIDGCPPQLEISAEEIQVELDRRRPGQSKIVTPRKEADTCEILSGVFEGKTLGTPIAILVRNKDTRPQDYDEMAQKYRPSHADATYDAKYGIRNWQGGGRSSARETIGRVAAGAIAKKILHQVAGVEIIAYVKRIKDLEGVVDPNTVTLEQVESNIVRCPDAECAERMIEKIEQVGREGDSIGGVVECVARHLPKGLGSPVFDKLEADLAKGVMSLPASKGFEIGSGFAGTLLSGSEHNDEFSIDETGEIRTKTNRSGGIQGGISNGENIILRVAFKPTATIRKEQRTVTREGEETILAAKGRHDPCVLPRAVPMVEAMVALVLCDHLLRHQGQCGTLKP